One window of the Manihot esculenta cultivar AM560-2 chromosome 14, M.esculenta_v8, whole genome shotgun sequence genome contains the following:
- the LOC110600530 gene encoding uncharacterized protein LOC110600530: protein MDDLYTMKGRSRRRTKKMRNLHFYRVELFYSVIDMQFQELNNRFDEVNTNLLLCMIYLDPEYLFSAFDVSKLIELAKFYPYEFLQNFGALVKNVVATKKHIVFPLVYMFVKLSLLLPVAKATFEKMLGYFLYASGDLLFVWNERVLVMEFMDIQVLGFLWNKL from the exons ATGGATGATTTGTACACAATGAAAGGGAGATCAAGAAGAAGAACTAAAAAGATGAGAAATCTTCATTTCTACCGTGTTGAGCTATTTTACTCTGTCATTGATATGCAGTTTCAAGAACTTAATAATCGTTTTGATGAAGTGAATACAAATTTGCTTTTATGTATGATATATCTTGATCCCGAATACTTATTCTCTGCATTTGATGTGAGCAAATTGATTGAACTTGCAAAATTTTATCCATATGAATTTCTCCA GAATTTTGGAGCTCTTGTTAAAAATGTGGTAGCTACAAAAAAGCATATTGTATTTCCCTTGGTGTATATGTTTGTTAAATTGTCATTGCTCTTACCAGTTGCTAAAGCCACATTTGAAAAA ATGTTGGGCTATTTCTTGTATGCGTCAGGTGACCTCCTGTTCGTGTGGAATGAAAGGGTGTTGGTCATGGAATTTATGGATATCCAGGTGCTTGGGTTCTTATGGAATAAACTGTAA